A genomic segment from Actinomycetota bacterium encodes:
- a CDS encoding GPGG-motif small membrane protein, translated as MLWIIGIILIVAGVVALFRRSLLLGVVLIVIGIFLGGLNVL; from the coding sequence CTGCTGTGGATCATCGGCATCATTTTGATCGTCGCCGGAGTGGTGGCCCTCTTCCGCCGCAGTCTGCTCCTGGGAGTCGTGCTGATCGTGATCGGCATTTTCTTGGGCGGCCTCAACGTCCTCTGA
- a CDS encoding YbhN family protein, with product MDYLVLPQIAGARKSLSLLARVNVAFILAGLALEVASIIAYGMLTQAVLPRKSRPRLFTTIRIELSTLSVSHLVPGGSAAASALGFRLLGQQGVSGSDAGFALAIQGIGSAVVLNVLLWLALVVSIPTHGFNPLYGTAAAAGAVVIGGFGLSVLALTKGEERAARSMRFVARHAPFLDEDKMDALIHRLAARLVMLLADRRLLLSAVGWAAANWLLDAASLEVFVWAFGRRPGVVGLLVSYGLANVLAAIPITPGGLGIVEAVLTSTLVGFGTARGIAILGVISYRLVSFWLPIPVGGIAYLSLRARLAARERREELARLAKDAALAADRPTEWAERHGIRLPRSPQQRPPGADPDAVEDA from the coding sequence GTGGATTACCTCGTGCTCCCGCAGATCGCTGGGGCGCGCAAGTCACTGTCCCTGCTCGCGAGGGTGAACGTCGCGTTCATCCTCGCCGGACTGGCGCTCGAAGTGGCCTCGATCATCGCCTACGGCATGCTCACCCAAGCCGTGCTGCCTCGGAAGAGCCGCCCCCGGTTGTTCACGACCATTCGAATCGAGCTGTCCACGCTCTCCGTCAGCCACCTCGTGCCGGGAGGTTCGGCCGCCGCCAGCGCCCTCGGATTCCGACTCTTGGGGCAGCAGGGAGTCAGCGGGAGCGACGCGGGATTTGCTCTGGCGATCCAGGGGATCGGCTCCGCCGTGGTGCTGAACGTGTTGCTCTGGCTGGCGCTCGTCGTCTCGATTCCGACGCACGGCTTCAATCCCCTGTACGGGACGGCCGCGGCGGCCGGAGCCGTCGTGATCGGCGGCTTCGGTCTGTCGGTCCTGGCGCTCACGAAGGGGGAGGAGCGAGCCGCCAGGTCCATGCGGTTCGTGGCTCGACATGCCCCTTTCCTCGACGAGGACAAGATGGACGCGTTGATCCACCGCCTCGCGGCGCGCCTGGTGATGCTGCTGGCCGATCGGCGGCTGCTGCTCTCCGCGGTCGGGTGGGCTGCAGCCAACTGGCTGCTGGACGCGGCGTCGCTCGAGGTGTTCGTGTGGGCGTTCGGCCGCCGTCCCGGCGTGGTCGGGTTGCTCGTCTCCTACGGCCTGGCCAACGTGCTGGCCGCGATCCCGATCACCCCAGGCGGCCTCGGCATCGTGGAGGCAGTCCTCACCTCCACCCTGGTGGGGTTCGGGACCGCGCGAGGGATTGCCATCCTGGGCGTGATCTCCTATCGGCTGGTGAGCTTCTGGCTGCCGATCCCGGTGGGCGGTATCGCCTACCTGTCGCTGCGTGCCCGGCTCGCGGCGCGGGAGCGCAGAGAAGAGCTGGCTCGACTCGCCAAAGATGCCGCGCTGGCCGCAGACCGCCCCACCGAGTGGGCTGAGCGCCACGGCATCAGGCTGCCTCGGTCGCCGCAGCAGAGACCCCCGGGAGCGGACCCCGATGCGGTCGAGGATGCATGA